The Lysinibacillus pakistanensis genome includes a window with the following:
- the yfkAB gene encoding radical SAM/CxCxxxxC motif protein YfkAB: MTTLQKITPAFDPWEAYLDVQQHGHMTLSNIEFTTTTLCNMRCAHCAVGYTLQTKDPEALPIELIIKRLEEIPHLKTLSITGGEPMMSKKSVQNYVLPLLKYAHERGVRTQINSNLTLEPERYLLIAPYLDVLHISHNWGTIDEFVETGFAMMERKPTYEQRAALFQRMIDNSKMLAEHGVMVSAETMLNKKTLPYLEHIHQQIIHEMKCARHEVHPMYPSDFASALTSLSLKETRDAIHHLLDVRDENTWMLFGTLPFYPCSMNEEDQLLLKRLRAAKNVTMRNDPDGRSRLNINIFTGDVIVTDFGDTPALGNIVNDELPAIFEKWMATDLAKSLNCHCPAVKCLGPNVLVKNMYYKETEFVSGSAKI, translated from the coding sequence ATGACGACCCTACAAAAAATTACGCCTGCCTTTGATCCTTGGGAAGCGTATTTAGATGTTCAGCAACATGGACATATGACCCTATCCAATATTGAATTTACTACAACAACTCTATGTAATATGCGCTGTGCACATTGCGCAGTTGGCTATACATTGCAAACAAAAGATCCTGAGGCATTACCAATTGAGTTAATCATAAAACGCCTAGAGGAAATTCCACATTTAAAAACACTCAGCATAACAGGTGGCGAACCGATGATGAGTAAAAAATCTGTCCAAAATTATGTATTGCCGCTTTTAAAATATGCACATGAACGAGGGGTACGTACTCAAATTAACTCCAACTTAACATTGGAGCCAGAACGTTACTTACTGATTGCACCTTATTTAGATGTGCTACATATTTCCCATAACTGGGGTACTATTGATGAATTTGTCGAAACTGGCTTTGCGATGATGGAGAGAAAACCAACTTATGAACAGCGTGCAGCATTATTCCAACGCATGATTGATAACTCTAAAATGCTTGCTGAGCATGGTGTCATGGTATCTGCTGAAACGATGTTAAACAAAAAAACACTACCCTATCTTGAACATATTCATCAACAAATTATCCATGAGATGAAATGTGCACGTCATGAGGTGCACCCTATGTACCCATCTGATTTTGCCAGCGCCCTCACCTCTTTATCACTAAAGGAAACTCGTGATGCGATTCATCATCTGCTGGATGTTCGGGATGAAAACACATGGATGCTCTTTGGTACCCTACCTTTTTATCCATGCAGTATGAATGAAGAAGATCAACTGCTTTTAAAACGACTAAGAGCAGCAAAAAATGTAACGATGCGTAATGATCCCGATGGTCGCTCTCGCTTAAATATCAATATTTTCACAGGTGATGTTATTGTCACAGACTTTGGCGATACACCAGCACTTGGCAATATTGTGAATGATGAACTACCAGCTATTTTTGAAAAATGGATGGCCACGGATTTAGCAAAATCTCTTAACTGTCATTGTCCTGCAGTAAAATGCTTAGGACCAAATGTGCTTGTTAAAAATATGTATTATAAAGAAACAGAGTTTGTTAGTGGCTCAGCTAAAATATAA
- a CDS encoding LLM class flavin-dependent oxidoreductase — MKLSILDQMPIPKGHTAEEAFQRTEQLALLGESLGYHRMWLAEHHNSNSLASSAPEVTAAFLAAKTKRLRIGTGGVMMMHYSPYKLAEVFKTLSGLAPNRIDFGVGRAPGGDHAAIYALAEGRRQRFTEQYDKLEIILKLMNNQKTGEYVYDQVIAAPVDIQLPEAWLLGSSGQSAMQAGQLGVGYSYAQFFTGNMSKDIFDSYRAYFTPSYYMEKPQIIVTYAATVADTLEEAEYLAKPIDITRLHLMKGQIIQGMSPEEAKDFPLTEMDQMSIANNRKANLVGTPKDIADFLVAEQEHYGFDEVMLNCNQYAQKCRMNCYKLLAKELL; from the coding sequence ATGAAGTTAAGTATTTTAGATCAAATGCCTATCCCTAAAGGTCACACGGCTGAGGAGGCATTTCAACGTACAGAACAATTGGCACTTTTAGGTGAGTCGCTCGGATATCATCGTATGTGGCTGGCAGAACACCATAATAGTAACTCGTTGGCAAGCTCTGCTCCAGAAGTGACAGCCGCTTTTTTAGCTGCGAAAACGAAACGGCTTCGTATTGGTACGGGTGGAGTAATGATGATGCACTATTCACCCTATAAGCTAGCAGAGGTCTTTAAAACATTAAGCGGCTTGGCGCCGAATCGTATTGACTTTGGCGTTGGCAGAGCCCCTGGTGGCGATCATGCAGCTATTTATGCACTAGCAGAAGGGCGCAGACAGCGTTTTACGGAGCAATATGACAAGCTTGAAATTATATTAAAATTGATGAATAACCAAAAAACGGGAGAGTATGTTTATGATCAGGTCATAGCAGCACCCGTCGATATTCAGTTACCTGAGGCATGGTTGCTTGGCTCTAGCGGACAAAGTGCTATGCAGGCAGGACAGCTTGGTGTGGGCTATTCCTATGCTCAATTTTTTACGGGCAATATGTCCAAGGATATTTTCGATTCTTATAGAGCTTACTTTACTCCTTCTTATTACATGGAAAAACCTCAAATTATCGTTACCTATGCTGCAACTGTTGCAGATACCTTAGAGGAAGCAGAATATTTGGCTAAGCCTATAGATATTACTCGGTTGCACTTGATGAAAGGGCAAATTATCCAAGGTATGTCACCTGAGGAGGCGAAGGATTTCCCGCTGACAGAAATGGATCAAATGTCAATAGCGAATAATCGCAAAGCTAATCTTGTAGGAACGCCCAAGGATATCGCTGACTTTTTAGTAGCAGAGCAAGAGCATTATGGATTTGACGAAGTTATGCTGAACTGCAATCAATATGCACAAAAATGCCGCATGAATTGTTATAAGCTACTTGCAAAAGAGTTATTATAG
- a CDS encoding sigma-70 family RNA polymerase sigma factor yields MKTRNAFQHEEVFVQFIREQKERFYLLAYSYTKNEQDALDVVQDSIQKAMLSLHRLENVEYMKSWFYKIVVRTAIDFLRKHKRLQVTDDDTLQYLTPAQEDVYENVDLEHALDELPQMYREVVILHYFEDLKLADVATILNIKLSTAKSRLYKALKLLKIQLQDVKGETAHG; encoded by the coding sequence ATGAAAACAAGAAATGCATTTCAACATGAAGAGGTGTTTGTCCAATTCATTCGTGAACAAAAAGAGCGATTTTATTTGCTCGCGTATAGCTATACAAAAAATGAACAGGACGCACTAGATGTCGTACAGGACAGTATCCAAAAAGCCATGCTTTCGCTCCACCGACTCGAAAATGTCGAGTATATGAAAAGCTGGTTTTATAAAATTGTCGTACGGACAGCCATAGATTTTTTACGTAAGCATAAACGCTTACAAGTGACAGATGATGATACATTGCAATATTTAACACCAGCTCAGGAGGACGTCTATGAAAATGTGGACTTAGAACATGCATTAGACGAGTTACCTCAAATGTATCGGGAAGTTGTCATTTTACACTATTTTGAAGATTTAAAGCTCGCTGATGTTGCCACTATCCTTAACATAAAGCTGAGTACAGCCAAATCGCGTCTTTATAAAGCGCTAAAACTTCTAAAAATACAATTGCAAGATGTGAAGGGAGAAACAGCACATGGATGA
- a CDS encoding RsiV family protein, whose protein sequence is MDEKLKELEKQYNKVPIPKELDFVVEHALQQGKKKRKKRAPQWLLGSAAAAMLFTAGLNVSPAMARTLSEIPVVGSVVKVLTWTEYEVAEDTYDANIKVPSIENLENQKLANTLNEKYRAEGKALYDNFITEVGDLKANGGGHLGVDSGYDIKTDNDQILSIGRYTVNTVASSSTTMHYDTIDKQNEILITLPMLFKDDSYIKTISENIIEQMRKQAASDSDKVFWVKGGGIPDKELFEEFKTINAEQQFYISDKGKLVISFDKYEVAPGYMGVVEFEIPTDVLKNDLVSMQYIH, encoded by the coding sequence ATGGATGAAAAATTAAAAGAACTAGAAAAGCAATATAATAAAGTACCCATTCCAAAGGAGCTTGATTTTGTAGTTGAACATGCACTACAACAAGGGAAAAAGAAGAGAAAAAAACGGGCACCGCAATGGTTACTTGGTTCAGCAGCGGCCGCTATGCTTTTTACTGCAGGTTTAAATGTTAGTCCTGCAATGGCACGTACACTTTCTGAAATCCCTGTAGTTGGCAGTGTTGTGAAGGTTTTAACATGGACGGAATATGAAGTAGCTGAGGACACTTACGATGCGAACATTAAGGTGCCTTCTATTGAAAATCTTGAAAATCAAAAGCTTGCTAATACTTTAAATGAAAAATACCGTGCAGAAGGAAAAGCCCTCTATGATAACTTTATCACCGAGGTTGGAGATTTGAAGGCAAATGGAGGTGGTCATTTAGGAGTAGATAGCGGCTACGACATTAAAACTGACAATGACCAAATCTTATCGATTGGTCGTTACACTGTCAATACAGTTGCATCATCTTCTACAACTATGCACTACGATACAATTGATAAACAAAATGAAATTTTAATTACACTTCCAATGCTCTTTAAAGACGATAGTTATATTAAAACTATCAGTGAAAACATTATTGAGCAGATGCGTAAACAAGCTGCTTCTGACTCAGATAAAGTGTTCTGGGTAAAAGGAGGAGGCATTCCTGACAAGGAGCTTTTTGAAGAATTTAAAACAATTAATGCTGAACAACAATTCTATATTTCAGATAAAGGGAAGCTTGTCATTTCCTTCGATAAATATGAAGTTGCTCCTGGTTATATGGGTGTTGTTGAATTCGAAATCCCAACAGATGTGTTAAAGAATGATCTTGTAAGTATGCAATATATTCACTAA
- a CDS encoding endospore germination permease has translation MKNVGSISILHVIFLSMTVIGLKNHVTIIPPLLDVAKRDGWASVLIAAVIIIFWLLLLVYIQSKSKQEPIRDWLDGTIGKTASTIVIYCIAIFLIILAAFTMVETLQWVNTTFLPQTPVIILLFIYTILCILLVTTSLQTIVILNVFVLFGVVVFGFFVAFTNIQVKEYHLLLPFFEHGFSPVLKGAIYPTSGFIELLMLLFLQHQYKDRIRWYHFGIMLFILMGLTLGPLIGAITEFGPVEAAKQRYPAYEEWGLVSIGRYIEHLDFFSIYQWLTGTFIRVSFMLYIVADLLKMTSKPKQIWKMLAPPFFFICLPLIILNENIFLKVKGNYILTATVIFFFAISVFLVLVAFFSDKSAKKGKSDKQEMESGES, from the coding sequence ATGAAGAATGTAGGATCAATTAGTATTTTACATGTTATTTTCTTATCCATGACTGTTATTGGTTTAAAAAACCATGTGACGATTATTCCACCGCTGCTTGACGTTGCAAAAAGAGATGGGTGGGCATCTGTGTTAATAGCCGCGGTCATTATAATCTTCTGGTTACTTTTGTTAGTTTATATTCAATCAAAGTCAAAACAAGAACCTATAAGAGATTGGTTAGATGGAACTATTGGAAAAACAGCCTCAACAATTGTTATTTATTGTATCGCTATATTTTTGATTATTTTAGCAGCTTTTACGATGGTTGAAACGCTACAATGGGTGAACACTACGTTTTTACCACAAACACCAGTTATCATTTTGCTATTTATTTATACAATTCTTTGTATTTTACTTGTCACAACTAGTCTACAGACGATCGTTATCTTAAATGTTTTTGTATTGTTTGGAGTAGTAGTTTTTGGATTCTTTGTAGCATTTACAAATATTCAGGTGAAGGAATATCATTTATTACTTCCCTTTTTTGAGCATGGTTTTTCACCTGTTCTAAAGGGAGCAATCTATCCTACATCAGGATTCATTGAGCTATTGATGTTGTTATTTCTTCAGCATCAGTATAAAGACCGTATCCGCTGGTATCATTTTGGCATCATGCTTTTCATTTTAATGGGGCTTACATTAGGACCTCTTATAGGTGCAATTACAGAATTTGGCCCAGTAGAAGCCGCTAAGCAAAGATACCCTGCCTATGAGGAATGGGGATTAGTTTCCATCGGTCGCTATATAGAGCATTTAGACTTTTTCTCAATCTATCAATGGCTTACTGGAACATTTATAAGAGTTAGCTTTATGTTATATATAGTGGCTGATTTATTAAAAATGACTAGTAAGCCAAAGCAAATTTGGAAAATGCTCGCTCCACCATTTTTCTTTATTTGTTTACCATTAATTATTTTGAATGAAAACATATTTTTAAAGGTGAAAGGGAACTATATATTAACAGCTACTGTTATTTTCTTTTTTGCAATCTCTGTTTTTCTCGTCCTAGTAGCATTCTTTTCAGATAAATCCGCAAAAAAGGGGAAATCCGACAAACAAGAAATGGAAAGTGGTGAATCATAA
- a CDS encoding spore germination protein: MPQQEKAIDLSTLKKLFQKSADIQFQEYTFNQHKVHFVTCDSMIDQQLLNEVIIKRVQYLFDHLTDAPLEENIEKELHIPTLQKVKDKEEAITFVYTGSLLLYFEEEELLYASNIAKKPNRNPEETRMEVLVKGPRDNFIEDIRVNIALLRKRLPTNSFCVEKVELGKRSKTTVAILYFDDIVDMDILHGIKKQLASVDTDIVFSGDLLMERINKNSKLFPKFDYTGRPDYAIQALIRGRFLIFVDGVAYAVITPVNLFLLLKSAEDNEYPIIFSSVERLLRISGILIGLLLPAFWLALTTYHQNQLPLQLLATVVQAKTGLPLPSSLEMLLMLLMFELFREAGLRLPSVIGGTISVVGGLIIGDAAIRAGVTSPEMIVIIAISTIASFTLVNQSLVTTISLLRVIFILASGFLGLFGFFISLYLTLLYLCNIRIYGYSYMNLATDLNWSTIKKSIFRLSPKGYTERNKALAPQDYTRTSSNKQKKTKESSQ; this comes from the coding sequence ATGCCTCAGCAGGAGAAGGCTATAGACCTGAGCACCTTAAAAAAATTGTTTCAAAAATCTGCTGATATTCAATTTCAGGAATATACATTTAATCAACACAAAGTACATTTCGTTACCTGTGATTCAATGATCGACCAGCAGTTACTCAATGAAGTCATTATAAAGCGCGTTCAATATCTCTTTGATCATTTAACAGATGCTCCGCTGGAAGAAAATATTGAAAAGGAACTCCATATCCCTACACTGCAAAAGGTTAAGGACAAAGAAGAGGCTATTACATTTGTCTATACGGGGTCTCTTCTGCTTTATTTTGAGGAAGAGGAATTGTTATATGCGAGTAATATTGCAAAAAAGCCTAATCGAAATCCTGAAGAAACGAGAATGGAGGTTCTTGTAAAGGGACCTCGTGATAATTTTATTGAGGATATACGGGTCAATATAGCACTTTTGAGAAAACGATTACCGACTAATTCTTTTTGTGTCGAAAAAGTAGAGCTAGGTAAACGATCAAAAACAACCGTGGCCATTCTTTATTTTGATGATATTGTCGATATGGATATTTTACACGGCATTAAAAAGCAATTGGCATCTGTTGATACAGATATAGTGTTCAGTGGGGATTTATTAATGGAACGTATTAATAAAAACTCTAAGCTTTTCCCAAAATTTGATTATACAGGACGTCCTGATTATGCCATTCAAGCTTTAATCAGGGGGCGTTTTCTTATATTCGTTGATGGTGTAGCATATGCTGTTATCACACCTGTGAATTTATTCCTATTATTAAAATCGGCTGAAGATAATGAATACCCTATTATCTTTAGTTCTGTTGAACGTTTATTAAGGATATCCGGGATTTTAATTGGCTTATTGTTACCAGCATTTTGGTTAGCCTTGACAACCTACCATCAAAATCAGCTACCATTGCAGCTTTTAGCAACAGTTGTCCAAGCGAAAACAGGGCTACCGCTCCCCTCTTCACTTGAAATGCTACTTATGCTACTCATGTTCGAATTATTCCGTGAAGCTGGTTTACGGCTCCCCTCTGTTATTGGAGGAACGATAAGTGTTGTAGGTGGATTAATTATTGGGGATGCAGCCATCCGTGCTGGTGTAACAAGTCCAGAAATGATTGTGATCATTGCCATCTCTACAATTGCTTCATTTACATTAGTGAACCAATCCCTAGTCACAACAATCAGCTTATTACGTGTCATTTTTATTCTTGCTAGTGGATTTTTGGGTTTATTTGGATTTTTTATCTCTCTATACTTGACACTTTTGTACTTATGTAACATTCGAATTTATGGTTATTCTTACATGAATCTTGCCACAGATTTAAATTGGTCTACCATTAAAAAATCCATCTTCCGACTATCACCAAAAGGCTATACAGAACGTAATAAAGCATTGGCTCCACAAGATTACACACGAACTTCTTCGAATAAGCAAAAGAAAACAAAGGAAAGCTCCCAATAG
- a CDS encoding ABC transporter ATP-binding protein — translation MYKKFFSYYKPHKRLFVIDFSSAIIVAILELAFPLAVQWFIDELLPTGDWGMIVKVSVLLLLVYVLSTVLNFIVNYLGHKLGINIETDMRKELFTHVQRQSFRFFDNTKTGHIMSRITNDLFDIGEFAHHGPEDLFIAIMTFVGAFAIMFNVNPTLALIAAIMVPFLTWLVTFSNVKMNNAWKTMYGKIADVNGRVEDSVSGVRVVKSFTNEAFEIERFQEQNGFFRSAKLYAYKIMAGTHSSIYMMTRLLTLVVLVVGAWLSFNGKLSYGELVSFVLYTNVLIKPIDKISALLELYPKGMAGFKRFRELIEQDPEIQDQDGAKNVTHLYGDISFNSVHFNYDSSKTVLSDITFDIQAGQTIAFVGPSGAGKTTICSLIPRFYDVSSGAITIDGIDIRNMTQSSLRSQIGIVQQDVFLFTGTIRENIAYGRLEANEEEIQEAARKAHLEDFIAELPDGYETQIGERGLKLSGGQKQRIAIARMFLKNPPILILDEATSALDTETEMIIQQSLTKLAENRTTLVIAHRLATIRNADRVLVVTPNGIEEDGTYDELVEQNGLFAKLHHIQFRKGQGESIQQYVEVP, via the coding sequence ATGTATAAAAAGTTTTTTTCATATTACAAACCACATAAGCGACTGTTTGTTATCGATTTTTCAAGTGCCATTATTGTCGCCATTTTAGAACTTGCATTTCCATTAGCAGTACAATGGTTTATTGATGAGCTTTTACCTACGGGTGATTGGGGTATGATAGTCAAAGTTAGTGTATTATTACTGCTTGTCTATGTACTGAGCACGGTTCTTAACTTTATCGTCAATTATTTGGGGCATAAGCTGGGCATTAACATTGAAACAGATATGCGGAAAGAGCTCTTTACGCATGTTCAACGACAATCGTTTCGATTCTTTGATAATACAAAAACAGGTCATATCATGAGTCGGATCACAAATGATTTATTTGATATTGGGGAGTTTGCACATCATGGGCCAGAAGATTTATTTATTGCGATAATGACGTTTGTTGGTGCATTTGCTATTATGTTTAATGTTAATCCAACGCTGGCTTTAATTGCAGCGATTATGGTGCCATTTTTAACATGGCTAGTAACGTTTAGTAATGTAAAAATGAATAATGCATGGAAAACTATGTATGGAAAAATTGCTGATGTCAATGGGCGTGTAGAGGATAGCGTATCTGGTGTACGTGTCGTTAAATCCTTTACAAATGAAGCGTTTGAAATTGAACGTTTTCAAGAGCAAAATGGCTTTTTCCGCTCTGCGAAATTGTATGCTTATAAAATTATGGCAGGGACACACTCTAGTATTTATATGATGACACGCTTATTAACGTTAGTTGTACTTGTTGTTGGGGCATGGCTAAGCTTTAATGGAAAACTTTCTTATGGAGAACTGGTAAGCTTTGTTTTATATACAAATGTTCTCATTAAGCCTATTGATAAAATTAGTGCATTATTAGAGCTATATCCAAAGGGAATGGCAGGTTTTAAACGTTTCCGTGAGTTAATTGAGCAAGACCCTGAAATTCAAGATCAGGATGGAGCAAAAAACGTTACACACCTTTATGGGGATATTTCATTTAACAGTGTTCATTTTAATTATGATTCTTCAAAAACGGTGTTATCGGATATTACATTTGATATACAGGCTGGGCAGACGATTGCCTTTGTAGGTCCATCAGGTGCAGGCAAAACAACGATTTGTTCCTTAATTCCGAGATTTTACGATGTAAGCAGTGGAGCTATTACAATTGATGGCATAGATATACGAAATATGACACAGTCTTCATTACGTTCACAAATTGGTATCGTTCAGCAGGATGTTTTCTTATTCACTGGAACGATTCGTGAAAATATTGCTTATGGAAGACTAGAAGCTAATGAGGAAGAAATTCAAGAGGCAGCTAGAAAAGCACATTTAGAGGATTTTATAGCAGAGTTGCCGGATGGCTATGAAACACAGATCGGGGAGCGTGGCTTGAAGCTTTCTGGTGGTCAAAAGCAACGAATTGCCATTGCACGAATGTTCCTTAAAAATCCACCAATTTTAATTTTAGATGAAGCAACCTCTGCTTTAGATACGGAAACAGAAATGATTATCCAGCAGTCATTAACTAAGCTTGCAGAAAATCGAACAACCCTTGTGATTGCTCATCGATTAGCAACTATTCGCAATGCTGATCGTGTTCTTGTCGTTACACCAAATGGCATCGAAGAGGATGGCACTTATGATGAGCTAGTTGAGCAAAATGGTCTATTTGCTAAGCTACACCATATTCAGTTTCGCAAAGGTCAAGGTGAATCTATACAACAATATGTAGAAGTCCCATAG
- a CDS encoding TerC family protein, producing MEAILFEYAWVLVVLIVLEGLLAADNAVVMAVMVKHLPKAQQQKALLYGLVGAFIFRFAALFLITTLVNFWQIQAIGAAYLLFMSIKHIYDSRKASQNPEEIEEPKKKSGFWVTVMKVELADIAFAVDSILAAVAIAVTLPHIGDFDIGGINAGQFAVMFLGGIIGVIMMRFAARWFVRVLDKFPSLETAAFLIVGWVGVKLAVLTLAHEKLGVIPHEFPHSTLWKVTFWIVLVGIALGGYLVGVKNQKKNTK from the coding sequence TTGGAGGCAATTTTATTTGAATACGCATGGGTACTCGTTGTATTAATTGTACTAGAGGGTTTATTAGCTGCTGATAACGCTGTCGTAATGGCTGTAATGGTCAAACATTTACCAAAGGCTCAGCAACAAAAAGCATTATTATATGGTTTAGTGGGTGCATTTATTTTCCGCTTTGCCGCGCTATTCCTTATCACAACACTCGTTAATTTCTGGCAAATTCAAGCTATAGGGGCTGCCTATTTATTATTTATGTCTATCAAGCATATTTATGATTCTCGGAAGGCCTCGCAAAATCCGGAAGAAATTGAAGAGCCTAAAAAGAAATCTGGCTTCTGGGTGACTGTAATGAAAGTAGAATTAGCTGATATCGCCTTTGCAGTTGATTCGATTTTAGCAGCAGTTGCTATTGCAGTAACGTTACCACATATTGGAGATTTTGATATTGGCGGCATTAATGCAGGGCAATTTGCAGTTATGTTCCTAGGAGGAATTATCGGTGTGATTATGATGCGATTTGCAGCACGTTGGTTTGTGCGTGTGCTCGATAAATTCCCATCCCTTGAAACAGCTGCCTTCCTAATTGTTGGCTGGGTTGGTGTAAAACTAGCCGTCCTAACATTAGCACATGAAAAACTAGGTGTAATTCCACATGAATTCCCTCACTCCACTTTATGGAAAGTAACTTTCTGGATTGTGTTAGTCGGTATTGCCCTTGGTGGTTATTTAGTGGGTGTCAAAAATCAAAAGAAAAACACAAAATAA
- a CDS encoding IS1182 family transposase gives MISNQESLNLSPFMAIYDIVVPKDNMLRQINELVDFSFILDELKNKYCLDNGRNAVPPIRMFKYLLLKSIFDLSDVDVVERSKYDMSFKYFLDMAPEDSVINPSSLTKFRKLRLQDMSLLGMLIGKTVEIAIEKEVIKNKTIIVDATHTKARYNQKSPIEFLQEKSKNVRKAVYQIDESMKENFPPKTNSNEINDEVDYCRQVIEVVESQPQIEMIPTVKEKLNVLKEVVQDYEEKLSYSIDPDARIGHKSADSSFFGFKTHIAMSDERIITAAVVTTGEKSDGKYLQELVEKSKETGMTIDTVIGDTAYSEKDNIQYAKKEEFQLISKLNPQITQGGRTKEDEFEFNKDAGMYVCKAGHMAIRKARTGKKNQGQNQKHTYYFDIEKCKICAFREGCYKEGAKSKTYSVSIKSTEHKEQEAFQNSEEFKELARTRYKIEAKNSELKNRHGYDTAIASGLFGMEIQSATAIFTVNLKRIITLLKEKNSKGE, from the coding sequence ATGATTTCAAACCAAGAATCTCTTAATCTTAGTCCGTTTATGGCCATATATGACATTGTTGTACCGAAGGATAATATGCTTCGGCAAATAAATGAGCTTGTTGATTTCTCTTTTATTTTAGACGAACTGAAAAACAAATATTGTCTTGATAATGGTCGTAATGCGGTACCTCCCATTCGCATGTTTAAATATTTACTATTAAAATCAATATTCGATTTATCCGATGTAGATGTGGTAGAACGTTCTAAATATGATATGTCGTTTAAATATTTTTTAGATATGGCACCAGAAGACTCTGTCATTAATCCAAGTTCACTAACGAAATTCCGTAAGCTCCGTCTCCAAGATATGAGCTTATTAGGTATGCTCATTGGCAAAACTGTAGAGATTGCAATAGAGAAAGAAGTCATTAAAAATAAAACAATAATCGTGGACGCCACCCATACAAAAGCACGTTATAATCAAAAATCACCTATAGAATTTTTACAAGAGAAATCAAAAAATGTAAGAAAAGCTGTTTATCAAATCGATGAATCGATGAAAGAGAATTTCCCACCAAAGACAAATTCTAACGAAATAAATGATGAAGTGGATTACTGTCGTCAAGTCATCGAGGTAGTTGAATCTCAACCTCAAATTGAGATGATTCCAACTGTAAAAGAAAAACTAAATGTCCTAAAAGAAGTGGTACAAGATTATGAGGAGAAGTTAAGTTATTCGATAGATCCAGATGCACGTATTGGACATAAATCAGCGGATTCTTCTTTCTTTGGTTTTAAAACACATATTGCAATGAGTGATGAGCGAATAATAACAGCTGCGGTAGTAACTACTGGGGAGAAGAGTGATGGAAAATACCTTCAAGAATTAGTTGAAAAAAGTAAAGAAACAGGTATGACCATTGATACAGTCATTGGTGATACAGCCTATTCTGAAAAAGACAATATCCAGTATGCAAAAAAAGAAGAATTCCAACTTATATCTAAACTAAATCCACAAATCACGCAAGGTGGACGAACAAAAGAAGATGAATTTGAGTTTAATAAAGATGCTGGTATGTATGTGTGTAAAGCTGGCCACATGGCAATTCGTAAAGCACGGACAGGAAAGAAAAATCAAGGACAAAATCAAAAACATACGTATTATTTTGATATCGAAAAATGTAAAATATGTGCTTTCCGCGAAGGTTGTTATAAAGAAGGGGCAAAAAGTAAAACATATTCAGTTTCAATCAAATCTACTGAGCATAAGGAACAAGAAGCATTCCAAAACAGTGAAGAGTTTAAGGAGCTCGCACGTACTCGCTATAAAATAGAGGCGAAAAATAGTGAATTAAAAAATAGACACGGATATGACACGGCGATAGCTTCGGGTCTATTTGGTATGGAAATACAAAGTGCAACAGCCATTTTCACTGTGAATTTGAAACGAATTATTACGCTTTTAAAAGAAAAAAATAGTAAAGGAGAATAA
- a CDS encoding ferritin: MLSEKLHTALNDQMNFEFYSAHAYMAMAAYCTDQDYDGFANFFLVQAEEERFHAMKFYNFLSDMGYRATIQGFESPGNHFESILDAFKTALSHEKEVTRRIYNLSDIALDEREHATMAFLKWFIDEQVEEESTFDTLIRKIERIENDSNAIFMLDAELATRTFTPDAEA; the protein is encoded by the coding sequence ATGTTATCTGAAAAACTACACACAGCATTAAATGATCAAATGAATTTTGAATTTTACTCCGCACATGCCTATATGGCGATGGCTGCGTACTGCACGGATCAAGATTATGATGGCTTTGCCAATTTCTTTTTAGTACAGGCGGAGGAGGAACGCTTCCATGCCATGAAATTTTATAATTTCCTAAGTGATATGGGCTACCGTGCAACCATCCAAGGCTTTGAAAGCCCAGGTAACCATTTCGAATCTATTTTAGATGCCTTCAAAACTGCACTTTCTCATGAAAAAGAAGTGACACGTCGTATTTACAATTTGTCAGACATCGCTTTAGATGAACGTGAGCATGCGACTATGGCATTCTTAAAATGGTTTATTGATGAGCAGGTAGAGGAAGAATCAACTTTCGACACACTAATTCGTAAAATTGAACGTATTGAGAACGACTCCAATGCTATCTTTATGCTAGATGCGGAATTAGCTACACGTACATTTACGCCTGATGCTGAGGCATAG